The bacterium genomic sequence GGGCAGGTCTGACTCAACGCGAACCCGCCCTGGGACTTGGTTACGTGGCCGGTGCCGCCGCACTCGTCGCAGTTCGCGTAATTCGTCCCCGGCTTGCCGCCCGAGCCCTTGCACACGGGGCAGACGCCCGAGGCGGGGACGCGGAGCTTGACCTTCCCACCCAGGGCCACGGTGAGGAAGTCCACGCCGATGGTGAGGGTGATGTCCTCGCCGGCCCGGCGGGTGGAGCGGGCTCGTCCGCGCGCTGCGCCGCCGAAGAACTGCTCGAAGAGGTCGCCGATGCCGCCCCCGCCGAAGAGGTCGCCCGGGTTGACGCCCCGCCCGCCGAAGCCCCCGGCGCCGGGTTGGCCGCCCATACGCGGGTCGTAGGAGCCGCCGTAGCGCCGGATGGTGTCGTACTGCTCCCGCTTCGTTTTGTCGGAGAGGACGGAGTAGGCCTCGCCCACCTCCTTGAACCGGCGCTCCGCGTCGGCGTTCCCGCTGTTGCGGTCGGGGTGGTACTTCTTGGCCAGCTCGCGGTAGGCGCGCTTGATGTCGGCCTCGTTGGCGTTTTCCGGCACGCCCAGAATCTGGTAGTAATCCTTAGCCATCGTTAGTTTCTAGTACCAGTTAACTCAAGCTGATTCCTTGTTCCGCGGCCTTGCCAATCAGGTAGTTGATGAAGGCCGTACAGGCCACCAGCATGAACTTGGCGTCATTGAACGTGAGGTTGGGATCCTCAAGCATAGCGTGACGTATTCCACCTTCATCAGATGTATAGCCATACAACGAAGATAGACTTGCCTTTAGTG encodes the following:
- a CDS encoding J domain-containing protein, encoding MAKDYYQILGVPENANEADIKRAYRELAKKYHPDRNSGNADAERRFKEVGEAYSVLSDKTKREQYDTIRRYGGSYDPRMGGQPGAGGFGGRGVNPGDLFGGGGIGDLFEQFFGGAARGRARSTRRAGEDITLTIGVDFLTVALGGKVKLRVPASGVCPVCKGSGGKPGTNYANCDECGGTGHVTKSQGGFALSQTCPHCLGRGVIPGETCSACYGTGRAQGDTTLAVTVPAGISEDQKIRIPGRGEPGVNGGAPGDLYVRVRANPHPRFRREGCDVYTEEEIPLATAILGGEVCTQTIHGEVCAKVPSGTQPGTKLRLKRKGIHAEKSGRDGDHFIVLKIAIPKKLTKRQRELIEEFGKAGG